CATAAACAAGAGTGCTTCGGCGGCCGCAGCTATGGAAACGAGCCTCCGCCAGCCGCATGAGCAGCAAGTGGTAGCCACTGAAAGCCTGTGTTTCAAGTCTTCTAGAAACACTAAGCAGACCGTTTGTATCTAGATGCCGTTGCACAAcggcacagccacaagatatccCTTGCAGACGAGAGGAAAACACGGAGGCGCTTCGTCTGCTAAGTATGCAGTACACCACTTGTGATGTTCCGCGACACCGTGCGAATGGTTAACATAACCTGCGTCGGAAGTTCTGCCctatgaactttttttttcttcctcgaggatattccgtgaggatgtcgctcgtgcgaatacacggtCACTGTCGGTTCCCTTTTATTGCAGGAACAGGAACGGTGTAAGACATACCACCATGTCCCGTAACACAAGCGAAGGTGACCCAAGCGACGCACAAGGTCCACACTGGTCTGCTTGTGGATCCATATAAGATACTCATAAATGTACCGGGTGGTGAGTTAGCATTCCAGTCGTATACTCCATAGAGAATAGTCAGCCCAGTCGTTACTGCTGACAGCCATCCAACCAACTGAAGCTTCTGTGAGTCATACAAACAGAAGTTGGTACATAAGCACCACCGCTACTGCGTCATTGTTACGCTGTCTAGCTGCTGAAGAGAGCGTGGCTGCAACATACGCGCTTACCCTGCTGATTTTAATCTCTTTGTACCTATAAACCAGGTATCCCAGAACAAGGCCCACGGCAAAAGAGGCGAAATGTGCGTATGGCCGGAATCCAATGTAGTTCAGGAACATATTGACATTGCTGAAACGACATAGTGAACGGGAATTTACACAGTAGTGAACACAATGAGTCGAGCTCTACTAAAAAGTGTAAAGAGACCGTAGGGTCCCTTGAAAATTCCATGACTAAAAGCAGTTATGTGATGCTGGTGCATGATATTGGGACTGGACTCCAACGCGAACGTTGCCCCAGTGATGTTATTCATCAGCAGATGATCAGCAGATTATTTTGATGCCGAATATCAGCgtcgatattttgaacagagacttCTTCTTCTAGGTCCTCTTGGCACGATAACCTTAACATGTTAACTTTCATGCTGATGATGAAGGTGGAgtccagaagaacagtctgtgttcACTGGGTATTCTACCCTTCTAAGTATGGTCCATGCTCCATGGTACCTTGACCGCAAACTTACTCGTCATCTGGAATAGAGAACAAAGCGACCGGACCCAGGTCGTAGATGTAGGTTACTATGCCCGTGGCTGCCATGCTCAAGAAGGCTGCTATAGCAATGAGTGAAAATCCCAAGGTTGGCTTCCTGCGAAGATTCGTTGTCATGACTGTTCAGAGCTTAAACCAAACGAGGCACATGTTCAAACACGGCTGCATTCACAGATACCTGTACAGTGTCATGAAGAATATGGGAGCGATGATGAAGTACTGCATGTCGCACGATAGATACCATCCGTGAGGCAGGCACTGTGGAATGGAACAAGGTGTGCCATTGAAACTTCACACGGCACAGCTATCAACATGTTTATTTCCGCATCTGCACGCGATTCCTAAATGTTCACCGTTCAAGTAACAACGTTCTCACCACTTCCTCCGTCTTCATCCAGGAGCTAATGTAGAGTAAATTTGTCCACCAGTACTTGTGGCAACCGTTGATGAATCTGTCTACTGTTTCGTGCCATAGCGGTCCATTCCACCAGTGTGAGTCCAGGAGAAGAATCATTGACACCATTATGAAAGGCGGTGTCAACCTGAGAAGAATGCGGTCATTAAGTTACGAACAAGATCGCAGGGGTAACGTTATAGACCCGCAGACTGAGGTCCATCACGGACCTCATGTAATCATTCAGTATGTCATTGGGAATGCCGCATACTTTCGCGACGTCGGGTGATGGG
This genomic stretch from Ornithodoros turicata isolate Travis chromosome 9, ASM3712646v1, whole genome shotgun sequence harbors:
- the LOC135368787 gene encoding nose resistant to fluoxetine protein 6-like encodes the protein MFVCYRKLKVDKGRFDFFMYYLHRYIRLTPPFIMVSMILLLDSHWWNGPLWHETVDRFINGCHKYWWTNLLYISSWMKTEEVCLPHGWYLSCDMQYFIIAPIFFMTLYRKPTLGFSLIAIAAFLSMAATGIVTYIYDLGPVALFSIPDDDNVNMFLNYIGFRPYAHFASFAVGLVLGYLVYRYKEIKISRKLQLVGWLSAVTTGLTILYGVYDWNANSPPGTFMSILYGSTSRPVWTLCVAWVTFACVTGHGGYVNTLLSWRAFVPLSKMTFMVYLLHPPLMFAYAAHVINSIYVTQFMVVYTYLAHIMACCMCAFLACILWESPFINVEKIVLDFITDWRRQRRKEVPASKKFPKRNPDTTSTHVNGGPADSTEDTHVVSLPVEEDKPQDSAESNNNSTSIRL